A single Lactuca sativa cultivar Salinas chromosome 8, Lsat_Salinas_v11, whole genome shotgun sequence DNA region contains:
- the LOC111887384 gene encoding uncharacterized protein LOC111887384, whose amino-acid sequence MQLVDVQEALLQVGEKDNDAAIASEATSLAEKELGDFKFLGIEDKDLKSSCHHLEKALKFEERSDIDAEEFYTELKLFDTLETNEFSNPIDVLKFLKELDYFPNASIAYRILLTIPVTTTSTEMSFSKLKLMKSYLRSTMFQERLSVLAMISIKNEILESIDYEELLNQFAIKNARRALRIIG is encoded by the exons ATGCAACTTGTTGACGTACAAGAAGCTTTACTTCAAGTTGGAGAAAAAGATAATGATGCTGCAATTGCAAGTGAAGCAACTTCACTAGCAGAAAAAGAACTTGGTGACTTTAAATTTTTG GGAATTGAAGATAAAGATCTTAAGTCGTCTTGTCATCATCTTGAAAAAGCACTCAAGTTTGAAGAAAGATCGGATATTGATGCTGAAGAATTTTATACGGAGTTGAAATTATTTGACACATTGGAAACCAATGAATTTAGCAACCCCATAgatgttttgaagtttttgaaagaACTTGATTATTTCCCAAATGCAAGCATTGCATATAGAATATTGTTGACTATTCCAGTAACGACGACATCTACAGAAATGAGTTTTTCTAAGTTGAAGTTAATGAAGTCTTACTTACGCTCCACAATGTTCCAAGAAAGACTTAGTGTTTTGGCGATGATATCTATCAAGAACGAAATCTTAGAGAGCATAGACTACGAAGAATTGCTCAACCAATTTGCTATCAAGAACGCTAGGAGAGCTTTACGGATCATCGGTTAA
- the LOC111887385 gene encoding uncharacterized protein LOC111887385, protein MKSKQPSDSQKRKKRKLEEEKRKTDVGALDKFIHRQPVEEHVEEHVEHQENVEVEVEDVEFNIKKMWEKLNYEELKLLVERGPKRDTSNMYGPYDKSGRRFSTALYTKTLPNLEKCDKEWLVYSKDLDKVFCFCCKVFRKGISKGKLGDEGYSDWYHVTSRVKEHEISLDHLTNRNKWFDMRKRFNLNETIDKVQYEQFKKERDY, encoded by the exons ATGAAGTCTAAACAACCATCCGATAGTCAAAAACGTAAAAAGAGAAAActagaagaagaaaagagaaagaCCGACGTCGGTGCTCTAGATAAGTTTATTCATAGACAACCTGTTGAAGAGCATGTTGAAGAGCATGTTGAACACCAAGAAAATGTAGAAGTAGAAGTAGAAGACGTAGAATTCAACATCAAGAAAAT GTGGGAAAAACTTAATTATGAAGAGCTTAAACTTTTGGTTGAGAGAGGTCCTAAAAGAGATACTAGTAATATGTATGGTCCCTACGATAAATCTGGTAGACGATTTTCTACAGCTTTATATACAAAAACTTTACCAAATTTGGAGAAGTGTGATAAAGAATGGCTAGTATATTCGAAAGATCTCGACAAagtattttgtttttgttgtaaagTGTTTAGAAAAGGGATTTCTAAAGGTAAATTAGGTGACGAAGGTTATTCGGATTGGTACCATGTTACCAGTAGAGTTAAAGAACACGAAATTTCCTTGGATCATCTCACAAATAGGAATAAGTGGTTTGATATGCGTAAAAGATTTAActtaaatgaaacaattgataaagTTCAATACGAGCAATTCAAGAAAGAAAGAGAttactga